In the genome of Dromiciops gliroides isolate mDroGli1 chromosome 1, mDroGli1.pri, whole genome shotgun sequence, the window ttttttttttgaaaaacccCTATCTAGAACTgaagtactttttaaaagcaGTGAACCAAAATCTGCACTAGTTGACAAACTAAGTATAGTGGGAGTAGACACTCTATTTTTAATGACCTAAACTATTGTTTGACTTTAACAGGTCCTTTGTTAATTATGGAGTAGGTTGAATCTCTTCTGTTCTATTTTAGCCTAGGTATTTAAATACatgaaagagtgtgtgtgtgtgtgtgtgtgtgtgtgtgtgtgtgtgtgtgtgtgtgtgtgtaagaaaaaGAGAACTTCTAAAGAATCCAAGCCTTCtgggattgatttttaaaaggaaattatgaaCTACGGTATATAATGGTTTGAGGTTTTCATACAGAGGCCTATTTTTAAAGCATGAAGCAGTTTTTTGATTAGCTATACGCTAAATCTAAGATGGCTGCTGTTGCCATTTTAGGGCTTCTGGATTCAATACTTGGTGTTTGCTTTAACTGGAAGAGACGGCACAGTGCTCACTGCTAACTTGAAAATCAAATATTTGTTCCATTTTCCTTTAAGATTGACAGCTTAGCTTCTAATCATTGGCACTTAGAACTCAGCTTATTTACCAAGTTGATTGGTCAGTAGCTGTGTAACTGAGCTGTTTACCTTTGAAACTAAAGCCTCCTTTGCTTTTCTTACTCTAAaaggaaatctctttttatttttctgttgcaGAACTCCAAAGATGGGAGGCAAGCTTAGCAAGAAGAAGAAGGGATACAATGTAAATGATGAGAAAGCCAAGGATAAAGACAAGAAGGCGGAAGGAGCTggtgcagaagaagaagaaactcccAAGGAGAATGATGAGACCCAGACAGTGGCAGAGACCACAGATGTCAAGGAGAGCAACAAAGAGGAGAAGACCGATAAAGATTCCCAGGTGACTGCTAACAAGACTGAAGATAAAGAAGCGGAGAAAGATGCAGCAGCCAGCAAAGAAGAGGCTCCGAAATCAGAGTCTGAGAAAGCAGAGGCTGTCCCTGATGGAAAGGTGGACCAGCAGAAGGATGCTGAGCTGGAGCAGGCCCCTGCCTCTGCTCCAGCGGCCAGCAGCGATGCTTCTAAGACTTCAGCGCCTGGCACTGAGGCAAAGGTCTCCCAGTCTTCAGAAGCCACAGCGACTAGTAAAGTAGATGACAAGagcaaagaggaaggggaagccaAAAAGACTGAGGCTTCCGCAGCTCCCGTCGCTCAAGAAACTAAAAGTGAAGTGGCGCCAGCTTCAGACTCAAAACCTAGCAGCAGCGAAGCTGCGTCTTCTTCCAAGGAGAACCCAGCAGCAACGGAAGCCCCTAGCTCAACCCCTAAGGCCCAGGAACCTGCAGCCCCAGCAGATGAGGGTAAACCTTCTGAGGCTCCAACCGCTAATTCGGATCAAACCATAGCCGTGAAAGAGTAACATGGACAGCctgttgaaaaaataataataatgatgatgatgataataataataataataatcacttaaaaacaacctgtgtctctctctctctcttttttcccccccagctatACTAACTTGTTTCAAATCTGAAATAACGATATGTATTGCCCCCAAAAGAGGATGTCCCatcgagggagggagggagagggtgggggagagaatccAAATAgtatttttgtggggaaatatCTAATAGACCTTCAGTCAACTTTACAAATAAGTCCTGGATTTTAAAGATGGATGTCTGAAAGTACAGTACATCTTTTGTACCTGAACTGCTGTAAGATGCACTCCACCAATATATCAAAATCTCTTTTCTTCTGTAATAGGGTTTGGGAGTGATGTGTTTGATTCTGCCCACAGGGCCTGTGCCAAGGCAATCAGATCTTTATGAAAGCAgtattttctgtgtgtttttttttttttaatttacagcctttcttattttgatatttttttaatgctGTGGATGAATGCCAACTTTCAGACAGTACCCACTTAGCTGTCCACATTTTTTCTCAAAGCCAAtcctccattcttcctctccagATATTTTTGGGAGTAACAAACATTCTCATCCTACTTAGCCTACCTAGATTTCTCATGACGAGTTAATGCATGTCCGTGGTTGGGTGCACCTGTAGTTCTGTTTATTGGTcagtggaaatgaaaaaaaaaacctgcgtTCATTGCAGTTCCAGTTTCTCTTCCATTCTGTGTCACAGACACCAACACACCACTcattggaaaatgaaaaaaaaaatacacaaaaaaccaagaaaaaaaacaaaatgtacaatGGATGCATTGAAATTATATGTAATTGTATAAATGGTGCAACAGTAATaaagttaaataattaaaaattgtaCAGGCTGTTAGTTTtgtttagggttttttctttctcttaagatATTTTTGAAGTAGAAGTGGGATGAAAACAATATTGCATCATAAAATATTGCCTGGAGACTTAGGAGGAAAAAATCAGTCATCCTGAATGTCGTGTGAAAAATCAGTGTGCCTTAATGAATGCTGAAGCCAATTTGATGGCTTGAAACAAAGGAATTCTAGGATCTAGGTGAAGTAGTTTTTATATTAGGGTGCCGTTTACTTACCATAAGCAGGAAGggagcagggggggggggagacattaAGTTTTACGGGCTATGATAACATGTTCTCCATGTGCTTGGGCTCCTGTTGATATATAGTAGCATTCTGCTTGTGTGGTATAGTTCATATAACATATCACCATTCCcagtaaaacaaaaccaaaaaaatccaaaaaacaccTTGAGCTCCACCATTTTCCACTTAGCTTTGGAATGGGGTGGAACATGAACATCTGGTGCTCTACCTTTGCTTGGTGGCCACAGCATCTAATTAGAAGAAGCACAAGTAGTCAGGTACATAATAAGAGGCACTAATTTTAACTATGAAACAATATGAAGgacattccatttttatttaggATAATCATTCTCAGAATGCTAGCTTAGGCTGacatcaaatgaaaataaaaacaatagtttTCAACTTAAAAAGACACCTTTACGTCCATGCATATTTCTGTTTCTTCTACCTAGAGAAAGCAAACTGAAGTtgacaatcctttttttttaccaCTGAACTTGCCAAAAGCCCACATACCTAAATCTGCAAGCTTGCATTTAAAAGTAGATTGTACTTCAATAACAAGTCTTCTAGTTTTACGGGTCGTGGTCTGTGTGATGAAATTACCTGAgtctataaaaaaattaaatacttgacTTGCTTTACTACTTAAAAGCTGATTTCAAATCAGTGTTTCTAGCAAATAAGTGAATTCCTCAAGGAGGAATAGACAAGTCTTAGGACTATTTCTTGTCTGACTCTGCCTTTCAGTAGATGCTATTAGTATAAGAAAAAGTGTTGCCACTTAATAGCAAGCCAAGAATGGTTCATGTTAGGCCTTTGAATATACCCTTCAAAACACAGGAGCTCACCGTGTGCATGTAAGTACAGCAAACAAGAAGTACTTAAACAAATCAGGCCTCCAAACAGCCCTGTTTAGAAAGGGGAATGCCCAGATTGCTACCTCACAACATTTTAGGCCAGCTCCCTTGTTTTGCACATGCAACTGAGGTCTTGAGCAGTTGATTGAGTCAGCCAGAGTCAATGTTAGTGGCAGAGTGGGGCCAGGAACCTAAGTTGCCTTGTTTACAGTGTATGTCCTTTCCTTTTAGCCACATGCTTGTGCCGTGAATCCCTGTTTCTTAGGGAAGGAAAGCATACCAGTAAAATCTTGCTAATTGTATTATACAATGACCCATTAAGAAAAGGTCTCCACATCAGTCTTCACAAGAAGCTGTATATTGCTTCATGTGCTTGAATAAGTTCGGTTTACTTTGTTTTAAGATTTTTGCTTTTATAATGTGAGCAAATTCACCCAAAACTTACAGGCATTGCAATTACCCAAATTGCTGGCCCCTATTTGTCAATGTTAAGTATTCCTTGAGCCAAAACACAAACAGAAGGATCAAAGAATCAAAGGGGAAAGATTTCTTTAAAAGTCAGACTCTTCATGCTTTGGCAAATTGGGGATGTGTagcagaaacttaaaaaaaaatttcttaagctTCTTGTTAATGAATGATTTTTGTCCTTGAATTTTGACTAAAACATAGGATCTATTTCTGGAAAGGGATTTTTTATGAGGCCCGGGTTTCTTTTTCAGGTAGAGCCAATTTCTTCTTGGCCTCTGTTAGCTCATGTAAGTGGGGGAATGATACACTGTCTTTGAATGACAATGAGAACTATGGCTACAGTCTGGGAAACATCACCAGTCCCAGCTGACAAACTATGCAAAAACCCATGAGTACGACTCCCTACTTAGGGTTAGGGTAGAACAGGCTTCTCTGTCCCTACCGACACTAGACTGTTTATTCAGGTATCAACCCACTGTTGGTCTCAGCCACCATTTATTATGTAAGATTGACTTTATTTGAGACTTTTGATccatccctgttttttttttcagtattaataAGATTAAACTTTCAATATGTTGTTCTCTCATCTGCCTTTCTACACATTCGATCTGAAATTCTGAAGCCATTTGCCAAATACTTTTTAATAAGAGAAATATTACACCCAACACTTAGTAAAATGATCACTGTACCACCAGTTTTTGTGGAGTGGTATTGTCTTATTCTTGTGGTGTTGGATGAGTCATAACTACTGTCTAATCTCACTTTAGTTGTATCTGCATAGAAAATTGATTTAAATTTGCTTGATTTAGATATTGACAAGACAGCAAAGAAGAAATCTTACAAAGTTCTTTCTAAGTATTTAAAAGAACAATTGTTACACTAAAggtgttatatttttaaaattcacaatcCATTTAAGTTATTTTTCAAGTCTAGGCTCATTTATAGTCTgtccccctttcttctccccccccccaacccggCTTTgctccttttaatttttgatatgtTAAGTtgttaaaattattcttttaagaaaaacatttagTGAAATCAATCTATAGGTTTTTTGTGGCTAATACCTCTCATACTTTGAAACTGCACAGGAAAAGGAATATAATATAGAGGAAatagttccccccaccccccatcaaaATATGCTTTATTAGCAGATAAAAGGTAATGTGGATGTGACATTTCTTTACTGAAGCCTAAATAACACGTTTCTCATCCTGCTTCATTTTGAAAGTGCTTCTccacatatatatttcttttaggTGTAGCTTTTGTGTCCAGAgcaagttcactttttttttttcatttttaaacctatttctcctttcctcccctttctttcagATAAGAGGATTGACTGGCAAAACTGACAAATGAAAATGTGATGAAGCAATGTGGATCAATTTTGCTGCATTCAGACAAAACACGATGTGACCTtgctaaaggttttttttttagctttaaagGAAAGTtagaggtgctcaataaatgaataaaagcagTAATCTCTTAATACTGAAGCACTTTGTATACAAAAGAGGGTGGTAAGGTATCTTAATAAGATAGGAGATTTCATTTACAAATCTGCTTCCTATAATGATGCACAGGTAATGAATGACACTTTGTCAGGTTCCAGGCATTGGATACCCTCATGGTTCACTATATTccacttaaaaaaaccacaacagtAACAAACAAGTTACTGGTGACAGGAAACTGTCTCCCCcaaattttccaatttttttttcataatatgtGAAATATACTTGaaacattttccaattttcaATAAGAATGCTAATCAGGCTACAAGTAGATCTTCTAATCTAgtcaaatgaacaaatatttattgcatgcactacagaaagggaaaaacagttcctgtcctcaaagagctcctATTCTAATTAGAAGAAGAGTTTTTCCTGGTGGAAAGTTTGTGAGGAttgtaattataaaaacaaaagtctacaggttaatattttaatttttaaatgtccaaTTTTTGGTGGTGAGAAATACAACTGAAGAATGACATGGAGGGGAAAAGAATGTGAAGTTTTGTTGAAAGAATCCTATGTACTAGATTGGCTGAATTAATGCCTTAAGATACatcttaggaaaaaaacaaagcaaaccccccccccccaaaaaaaaaaaaaacttggaaagtccctatgCTATACCTAGCAGTGAAAAATTGCCAAATTGCAGTGGTATGTTAGTGCTGTTAGTGTTggtctctgaaaaagaaaaaacaaacacgtGACTAGAGCTAACATTGAGCCAGAACCACCCACACCAGCACACTAAAGTCTGAatattatgtaaatttttttaaaacttgaggGATATGGAGAATATAAACTGCTGGCTACCAATTCTGCTGTCCTTTCAGGGGCCAAAAGGGTCCTGAAAttttgaacaaattgttctttCCAGACAAGGAAACACAAAATTACATAAAGTCAATAGGTTACAATGATAAGCTATAGATTTCAAGTTGACATGTATATAGTACAGGCTGGTTTTCTTTGTGATGGGAGTCTGAACTCCATTTTATCATACTTCCCTTTTCCCAttcactctctttcattttctccttttgtctttaaTCCCTTTATTGGAATGTCCTACTAGCAACCTAATTTCTATAGGGGCACATGGTCCTTtaaattctttcctctttctcagaGAGGTGGAAGTAGCTAAGGTGGAAAAATGCATCAACCCATGACCAGCTTGTTTTGGTGAGCCTTTGGGAAATGAAAAAGGTCTTCAGATGAAATAACCATTCTTTCCCTACCTCCCCCTACACCggcatttaatttcttaaaattctaTAAACCCAAGAAATAGAACAAAGCAAATTTCATCTTTCCCAAACTCTTAGTCCTGGTAAGCTTAGAAAGGTATGTACATACCTCTCTTTCATTTCCTTGGATTTTATACCAAACAAATACATATTTctccatccattttttaaaaagtattttttgaaATTAAGATTGTAAAATCTAGTTTACCTCCCTGATTTCAGAAGTtataatcaataaaaatgaatatattaattttcctcttttacttgtaaaagcaaatttctgtttctctctttttttttgttacatttaaaaGTTCTGAATTGTCTCCTTCTATACCCCACATGAGAGAAGACCACAATTTAATGCACATTCATAAATATCTGTAAAACCATACTGTgtgtacttctatttattagttctttctctggaggcaaataACATCTTCATAGGTGCTTTATAATTTATCTAAGTATAGTAgtcagaataacttggttgttcacaattattcctggagcaatattgctgtcataaccatatataacattctcttggttctgctcatttcacttttcattatttcatacaggtctttccatgtttttctaaaaacaaCTAGCTCATCATTCTTACAGcttagtagtattccatcacaatcatatattacaacttgtttagccattccccagttgatgggcatctcatcaatttctaattctttggctccacagagctgctatgaatattttagtacatataagttattttcctttttctctgatcaaaaatattaatttttcacttttgttagcAAAAGTGAATTTATATATTGCTAGCACTCATTACTAAGGCCTCAGTATAAGTTTGAAGGAGAATATCCAACACATTTTAGAATCTGAAGACTTTTTGCTTGTTTCAAAATCTAAATGGGTTGTTGGACACATACATGAGGCTTTGGAAGTAATGGTGTGAAATtaaaacctacctcacagggttgttgtgaggaaaacattttgtaaaccattAATTGCTAAAGAATTATGAGCCGTTAACAAAAGGGGCAGAGAAATTAACCTCCACAGGATTATGTTCTTAAAATGAGTTTCTTTAATGAGAAATCTACTTTAAAGGCTGAAATcctttcacttcctttttctcttttggtacTGGCTTTTAtaaactatttttgcctttaaaGAAAATTCTCATTTGAAGGAATGACCTTGGCTTCAATTCATTCTATATGAGTCCCTCTTTAGCCATTTCTGCATTTGTCCTTATAGAGTTAATGTTCTATGGTTAATGCTACCCTGACACTTAGGAAAGAGAAATGTGGATTAAAAACGTGACTTAACAGAACCTTAGTTGGAAAGGACTCTAAAGACTttctccttccatccatccatatctGAAGAGGTACAGAATGAGAATGTGATCTACAGCATACCTGACAAGGAGTTATTCAGGCTTTTTGCCTCTTCCAGCTGATATTCACTCCTTTCAATATTTGAAGATAGTCATTGGGTGTCTCCCCAAGTTCCCTGTAGGCGAAATGATTCCAGTTCCTTTCAATAGATCTCCCTTGTCCTTGAACCCAAAGCTCTTCACTGTGCCAGTTGCTCTCTGCTAGATACTCTTAACTCATTAGTATCTTTTCATATTGACTCATTCTCTCTATAAGACTTGGATACAAGCAATGTAGctagcactctctctctctttctctctctctgtatatatacatatatatgtatacgtacatgtatatacgcacacatataaatgtatatgtgtatacacatacatacacatacatgtacacatgtgtgtgtatacatatattcccccccccccgagcaatgagggttaagtgacttgtccagggtcacacaggtagtaagtgtcaagtgtctgaggccagatttgaactcaggtcctcctgaatcctgggccagtgctttatccactgtgccacctagctgccccctcaaattttttttttttgtgtgaggcaattgggattaagtgacttgcccagggttacacagctagtaagtgtcaagtgtctgaggctgaatttgaactcaggtcctcctgaatccagggccggtgctctttccactccgcctcctagctgcccctcattatatTCTTAATGTGGCAGACCAGTGGCCCCAGATATCCCTGATAGCTGGATATTTTAATTTCTGGAGTTCTACCACTACAAATTCATTCCTAGATGAATCTCctttgaaatgcaaatatttCTAGGAAAGTAATTCAGCAAAGGTGTTAGTGATTCATATAATTCCTTTTCCAAGGGTTCTCAGCCACATGAAATCATAGGCATTTATTGAAGAGTGGTAAGGGATGAAAGGAAGGAGCCAGATATCAGAAGGGCCCCTAAGAGGaacttgtttacatttttatcaagGGTCACTCTTCTCCCCACCAATCAGTGGAATGGACCAGGTGCCATTTTACCTTCTTTCATTTACCTAATGACCCTATCCTAATTCCAGGTCAGCCTAGAGCTATTGTGATTCCCCACTTTTAGTCCCTAAAATAGAATTTTCCTTGGGAATAGGGTTTTTCTTAGACATTCTCATTAGAGTAATGTCTGCCTGAGCATTTCAGAATGGGATCATGTACTTGGGGGGCTAAGGGACTTTATTACATATACCAGTaggtaata includes:
- the BASP1 gene encoding brain acid soluble protein 1; the protein is MGGKLSKKKKGYNVNDEKAKDKDKKAEGAGAEEEETPKENDETQTVAETTDVKESNKEEKTDKDSQVTANKTEDKEAEKDAAASKEEAPKSESEKAEAVPDGKVDQQKDAELEQAPASAPAASSDASKTSAPGTEAKVSQSSEATATSKVDDKSKEEGEAKKTEASAAPVAQETKSEVAPASDSKPSSSEAASSSKENPAATEAPSSTPKAQEPAAPADEGKPSEAPTANSDQTIAVKE